The Gammaproteobacteria bacterium genome has a window encoding:
- the apbC gene encoding iron-sulfur cluster carrier protein ApbC, translating into MSDAIRKQAESVLAGFQEPYLGCDLVSARTVKEVTAEEGRVRVRLGLGYPAGDWAPELERRLAEELRALPGVAGAEVQAAIEIVPHVVQRGTKRLAEVKNVIAVASGKGGVGKSTLAVNLALALQADGARVGILDADIYGPSQPRMLGCHGRPDTVDGKSLTPLVSYRLQSMSIGYLVDEETPTIWRGPMVSSALQQLLNDTAWEGLDYLVIDLPPGTGDIQLTMAQKIPVSGSIIVTTPQDIALLDARKALKMFEKVKVTVLGIVENMSVYICPRCGHEARLFGEGGGERIARQYDAALLGSVPLDPAVRDGADNGRPTVAMAPDSELAAGYREIARRAAARLSLQARDYSGSFPRIVVQGGQEGAPGGRIRKEG; encoded by the coding sequence ATGAGCGATGCGATTCGCAAGCAGGCGGAGTCCGTGTTGGCGGGGTTCCAGGAACCCTACCTGGGTTGCGACTTGGTCTCGGCACGGACGGTCAAGGAAGTGACCGCTGAAGAAGGGCGGGTACGAGTGCGCCTGGGCCTCGGTTACCCTGCCGGCGATTGGGCGCCGGAATTGGAGCGGCGCCTGGCGGAAGAATTGCGGGCGCTGCCCGGGGTGGCGGGCGCCGAGGTGCAGGCGGCGATAGAAATCGTCCCGCATGTCGTGCAGCGCGGCACCAAGCGCCTGGCCGAGGTCAAGAACGTCATCGCCGTCGCCTCCGGCAAGGGCGGGGTGGGCAAGTCCACGCTGGCCGTCAACCTGGCCCTGGCCCTGCAGGCGGACGGGGCCCGCGTCGGCATCCTGGACGCGGATATCTACGGGCCCAGCCAGCCGCGCATGTTGGGTTGTCACGGCCGCCCGGATACCGTGGACGGCAAATCGCTGACCCCGCTGGTCAGCTACCGCTTGCAGTCCATGTCAATCGGCTACCTGGTGGACGAGGAGACGCCCACCATCTGGAGGGGGCCGATGGTGTCCTCCGCCTTGCAGCAACTGCTGAACGACACTGCCTGGGAGGGCCTGGACTACCTGGTGATTGACCTGCCGCCGGGGACGGGGGACATACAGCTTACGATGGCGCAGAAGATCCCGGTCAGCGGTTCGATCATCGTCACCACGCCCCAGGACATTGCCCTGCTGGATGCCCGCAAGGCCCTGAAGATGTTCGAGAAGGTGAAGGTCACCGTGCTCGGCATCGTAGAGAACATGAGCGTTTACATCTGCCCGCGGTGCGGCCACGAAGCGCGGCTGTTCGGGGAGGGCGGCGGCGAGCGCATCGCCAGGCAGTACGACGCGGCCCTGCTGGGCAGCGTGCCGCTGGACCCCGCGGTGCGCGATGGCGCGGACAACGGGCGCCCCACGGTGGCCATGGCGCCCGACTCGGAGCTTGCCGCCGGCTACCGCGAGATCGCGCGGCGGGCGGCCGCCCGGTTGTCCTTGCAGGCCAGGGACTACAGCGGCAGCTT